In the Helianthus annuus cultivar XRQ/B chromosome 11, HanXRQr2.0-SUNRISE, whole genome shotgun sequence genome, one interval contains:
- the LOC110888068 gene encoding zinc finger MYM-type protein 5-like produces the protein MPPIAKYKYLSASQKRKKKKLEEEKAKADKGRILKFFSKLPQSSSSNVEEDNVDVNVGEDNAGVNVDETNLGEDDVNVNVDEDNAGEDDVNVNVDEANVGEHDANVNPNIDIFDPRNWDKLNPNLIYELVMKGPKRDLTIDKGPVDNVGRRFSKFMYNRILSNRETCDREWLVYSKELDKVFCFCCKLFRKGYKKGGLDN, from the coding sequence ATGCCACCCATTGCTAAGTACAAATACCTATCCGCTAGTCAAAAACGTAAAAAGAAGAAGCTAGAGGAAGAAAAAGCAAAGGCCGACAAAGGGCGTATTCTCAAGTTTTTCTCAAAACTACCTCAAAGTTCTAGTTCTAATGTTGAAGAAGATAATGTAGATGTTAATGTGGGTGAAGATAATGCGGGTGTTAATGTGGATGAAACTAATTTGGGTGAAGATGATGTTAATGTTAACGTAGATGAAGATAATGCGGGTGAAGATGATGTTAATGTTAATGTAGATGAAGCTAATGTGGGTGAACATGATGCTAATGTTAATCCTAATATTGATATTTTTGACCCTAGAAATTGGGATAAGCTTAATCCTAACTTGATTTATGAATTGGTTATGAAAGGTCCAAAAAGAGATTTGACTATTGATAAGGGTCCCGTGGATAATGTTGGAAGACGATTTTCTAAATTCATGTATAATAGAATTCTATCAAATAGGGAGACGTGTGATAGAGAATGGCTAGTGTATTCGAAAGAGCTTGATAAAGTCTTTTGTTTTTGTTGTAAACTTTTTAGAAAAGGGTATAAGAAAGGCGGGTTGGATAACTAA